A stretch of DNA from Thermus sp. LT1-2-5:
TGCGGAAAGGGGCTAAGCTCATCACCAGCTCCTGGGCCCGCTTCCCTGCCAACGTGATGCCGGGCAAGGCCAAGGTGGGGGGCAACTACGTGAACTCCGCCCTGGCCAAGATGGAGGCGGTGGCCGCAGGCGCCGACGAGGCCCTTCTGCTGGACGAGGAGGGCTACGTGGCCGAGGGAAGCGGGGAAAACCTCTTCTTCGTGCGGGACGGGGTGATCTACGCCCTCGAGCACTCGGTGAACCTGGAGGGCATCACCCGCGACTCCGTGATCCGCATCGCCAAGGATCTGGGCTACGAGGTCCAGGTGGTGCGGGCTACCCGCGACCAGCTCTACATGGCGGACGAGGTCTTCATGACCGGCACCGCCGCCGAGGTGACGCCGGTGTCCATGATTGACGGGCGGCCCATCGGCCAGGGCACCGCCGGGCCCATCACCCTACGCCTGTGGGAGGTCTATCTCGAGGCGGTCACGGGGAAGCGGCCCGAGTACGAGGGGTGGCTCACCTACGTCACTTCCTAAGCCAGTCCTGGAGCACCATGGCGTAGAGCTCGGGGTCTAGGCGGGGCTTCTCGTAAAGCCCCGCCTTCAGGCGTTGCCGTTGCGCTTCAAAGAGGATGACCGCCGCGGCCACGCTCACGTTTAGGCTTTGCACCATGCCCAACATGGGGATCTGGATGGCCCCGTCCGCCAGGGCCAAGGCCTCCTCGGAAACCCCCCATTTTTCCGCCCCCAGGAGGATGGCGGTGGGTAGGGTGTAGTCCACCTCCCGGTAGTCCCGGGCGTCCTCCCGAAGGGCAGTGGCGTAAATCCTAAAGCCCCGCTCCCGGAGGAAGCCAAAGGCCCTGGGGATGTCGGGGTGGACCCGGAGGTAGACCCACTTGTGGCTTCCCCCACTGGTTTCGTTAAAGGTGGGCACGCCTCCCGTGGGGTTCACCGCATGGGCCTCCAGGACCCCCACGGCGTCGCAGGAGCGGAGGATGGCGGAGAGGTTGTGGGGCTTGTGCACGTTTTCTAGGAGCACCGTGAGGTCGGGCTGCCGCCTCTTTAGGACCTCTTCTATGCGCCTTCTACGGGCCTCCGTCACGTTCTCTAAGCTTAGCGATCAGGGGCTTAATAAGCGAGCGCTTGAGCTTCAGGGCCTGGCGGTTCACCACGAGCCTTGCCGTGGAGTGGGCTAGGACCTCCACCTCGATAAGCCCCGCTGCCCTCAGGGTGGCCCCGGTCTGCACCACGTCCACCACGGCATCCGCCAGGCCCGTGACCGCGGCCAGCTCGATGTTGCCGGAAAGCTCCACCACGTCCGCCACCCAACCCCGCTCCCGCAGGAGGCGGGCGGTGAAGCTCGGGTATTTGGTGGCGATGCGGCGGATGGGAGAGCTGTCCCCCGGGCGCCGGATGAGGGAGAGGCGGCAGGCGCCAAACCCCAGGTCCACGGGCTCATAGAGGTCCCGGCCTGAGTCCAGGAGGATGTCCTTCCCCACCACCCCGATCTCGGCGATGCCCAGGTCCACGTAGACGGGCACGTCCTTGTTGCGGAGCTCCAAAAGGGCCACACCCCCCTCTTCCCCATGGAGGAGGGCCCGGGCGTCCCGGATGGGGGGAAGGGAAAGGCCCGCCTGCTGCAGGGCCTCGTAGGCTTCCTGGAACATCCGCCCCTTGGGCAGGGCCACGGTGAGGGCGTAGCGCTTCACGGTACCTCCCAGATGCGCTCCCCTTCCGCCAGAAAGGGGATGCCCTTGGCCTTAGCGTAGACCACGGGGTCGTCCCCGTGGAAAAGCTCCACCCGCTTTTCCCGGGCGAAGTGGCGAAAGGCCTTCAGGTCCAGGGCTAAGACCTCAGGGGGCTCTTCCGCCTGAGGGGGTTTGAGCGCCTCCAGGACCCGTTCCACCCCCAGGGCAAAGCCCGCCGCCTGGGGTAAAAGGGCCCCGTCGTACCGCCCGCCCCCCAGGAGGGGCAGGCCAAAGCCCGGGGTATAGGCCCGGAAGAAGATGCCCGAGTAGTACTCGTAGCGCCGGGCCATGCCCAGGTCCAGGAGGACAGGCCGTTCCAGAAGGGCCAAGGTGGTTTCCAGACCGGCCAAGGCCGCCTGGGCCTGCGGGGGAAGGGGGAGGGTTTGGGCCTCCTTGAGCACCTCGGGCTCCCCGTAGAGATCGGGCAGGGCCAGGAGGGCCTTCTTCACCCCTTCCGGCACCGGGTGGCGGGCGAGGAGGGCGGCAAGCTCGGGGAGGTTCTTGCGGTGGATGGCCGCCTGCGCCGCCTTCTTGGCCCCTGGGGGCAACCCCGAGGCCCGGAGTACCTCGCCCACCAGGCTGGGAAGCCCTACCTCCACCACCCCTTCTATGCCCAAGGCCTCGAGGGCGGCAAAGGCCAGGTGCAGTACCTCCGCATCCGCCTTGGGCCCCGTGACGCCGATGAGCTCTAGCCCCACCTGGGTGTACTCGCGAAGCCGCCCCAGCTCCGCATCCCCTTCCCTTAGCCAAAGGGCCCCAGCGTACTGGAAGCGGTGGACCCCCTTCCCCAAGTGGGGCCTTAGGAGCTTGGCCAAAAGGGTGGTGAACTCGCTCCTTAGGGCCAGGACTTCCCCCGTTTTGTCCACCAGCTTGAAGGCCCGCGCCGCCAAGGGGTGGGTGGGGTCGTAGACCTCCAAGGCGGGGAGCTCCACGGGCTCGTACCCGTGGCGCAAAAAGAGGGCTTGAAGCCGCCCCTGGAGCTCGGCCTTGAGCCTGGCCTCGGGGGGAAGAAGGAAGCGGGTGCCCTCGGGGATCATTCCTTTACGAGGATTTCCACGCCCAGGATCCGGTCCCGCTCCCCCCCTGCTCCCGGGCCCTCCGTGGGGCTTAGGCGGCGCACCGTCTCCATCCCCTCCACCACCTTGGCGAAAAGGGTGTACTGGCCGGTGAGGTGGGGGGTGGGGGCCAGGGTGATGAAGAACTGGCTCCCGTTGGAGTTGGGGTCTTGGGTGCGGGCCATGCCCACCATGCCCTCCCGGTCAAAGGCCAGGCCGGGGGCGATCTCCAGGCCGAAGGCGTAGCCGGGTCCACCCCGGCCCGTGCCCGTGGGGTCCCCGGTCTGGGC
This window harbors:
- a CDS encoding ATP phosphoribosyltransferase regulatory subunit → MIPEGTRFLLPPEARLKAELQGRLQALFLRHGYEPVELPALEVYDPTHPLAARAFKLVDKTGEVLALRSEFTTLLAKLLRPHLGKGVHRFQYAGALWLREGDAELGRLREYTQVGLELIGVTGPKADAEVLHLAFAALEALGIEGVVEVGLPSLVGEVLRASGLPPGAKKAAQAAIHRKNLPELAALLARHPVPEGVKKALLALPDLYGEPEVLKEAQTLPLPPQAQAALAGLETTLALLERPVLLDLGMARRYEYYSGIFFRAYTPGFGLPLLGGGRYDGALLPQAAGFALGVERVLEALKPPQAEEPPEVLALDLKAFRHFAREKRVELFHGDDPVVYAKAKGIPFLAEGERIWEVP
- the trmH gene encoding tRNA (guanosine(18)-2'-O)-methyltransferase TrmH, which gives rise to MTEARRRRIEEVLKRRQPDLTVLLENVHKPHNLSAILRSCDAVGVLEAHAVNPTGGVPTFNETSGGSHKWVYLRVHPDIPRAFGFLRERGFRIYATALREDARDYREVDYTLPTAILLGAEKWGVSEEALALADGAIQIPMLGMVQSLNVSVAAAVILFEAQRQRLKAGLYEKPRLDPELYAMVLQDWLRK
- the hisG gene encoding ATP phosphoribosyltransferase, which encodes MKRYALTVALPKGRMFQEAYEALQQAGLSLPPIRDARALLHGEEGGVALLELRNKDVPVYVDLGIAEIGVVGKDILLDSGRDLYEPVDLGFGACRLSLIRRPGDSSPIRRIATKYPSFTARLLRERGWVADVVELSGNIELAAVTGLADAVVDVVQTGATLRAAGLIEVEVLAHSTARLVVNRQALKLKRSLIKPLIAKLRERDGGP
- a CDS encoding branched-chain amino acid transaminase encodes the protein MTKPEAKGGDVHIKAGLIWMNGALVPQEEAKTSVLSHALHYGTSVFEGIRAYETPKGPAIFRLKEHVRRFYNSAKVLRMEIPFAPEELEEAIKEVVRKNGYKSCYIRPLAWMGAKALGVNPLPNNPAEVMVAAWEWGAYLGEEAVRKGAKLITSSWARFPANVMPGKAKVGGNYVNSALAKMEAVAAGADEALLLDEEGYVAEGSGENLFFVRDGVIYALEHSVNLEGITRDSVIRIAKDLGYEVQVVRATRDQLYMADEVFMTGTAAEVTPVSMIDGRPIGQGTAGPITLRLWEVYLEAVTGKRPEYEGWLTYVTS
- a CDS encoding peptidylprolyl isomerase, whose protein sequence is MGVRVLLLFLLFLGACKGESMKPLPYLSEKPVRTFKAPEPVLEPGKDYYARIRTTKGEILLDLLENEAPNTVNSFVFLALHRYFDGVVWHRVIPGFVAQTGDPTGTGRGGPGYAFGLEIAPGLAFDREGMVGMARTQDPNSNGSQFFITLAPTPHLTGQYTLFAKVVEGMETVRRLSPTEGPGAGGERDRILGVEILVKE